The Trichosurus vulpecula isolate mTriVul1 chromosome 4, mTriVul1.pri, whole genome shotgun sequence genome contains a region encoding:
- the GTF2B gene encoding transcription initiation factor IIB, with protein sequence MASTSRLDVLPRVTCPNHPDAILVEDYRAGDMICPECGLVVGDRVIDVGSEWRTFSNDKATKDPSRVGDSQNPLLSDGDLTTMIGKGTGAASFDEFGNSKYQNRRTMSSSDRAMMNAFKEITTMADRINLPRNIVDRTNNLFKQVYEQKSLKGRANDAIASACLYIACRQEGVPRTFKEICAVSRISKKEIGRCFKLILKALETSVDLITTGDFMSRFCSNLGLPKQVQMAATHIARKAVELDLVPGRSPISVAAAAIYMASQASAEKRTQKEIGDIAGVADVTIRQSYRLIYPRAPDLFPADFKFDTPVDKLPQL encoded by the exons ATGGCGTCCACCAGCCG atTGGATGTACTTCCAAGAGTTACGTGTCCAAACCATCCAGATGCTATTTTGGTGGAAGACTACAGAGCGGGGGACATGATCTGTCCTGAATGTGGCCTGGTTGTTG GTGATCGTGTTATAGATGTGGGATCTGAATGGAGAACGTTCAGCAATGACAAAGCAACCAAAGACCCATCTCGGGTTGGAGACTCTCAGAATCCTCTCCTGAGTGATGGAGACTTGACCACAATGATTGGCAAG GGCACAGGAGCAGCAAGCTTTGACGAATTTGGAAATTCAAAGTATCAAAATCGCAGAACTATGAGTAGTTCTGATCGTGCAATGATGAACGCTTTCAAAGAAATTACCACCATGGCAGACAGAATCAACCTCCCTCGAAATATAGTT GATCGAACAAATAATTTATTCAAGCAAGTGTATGAACAGAAGAGCCTGAAGGGGAGAGCTAATGATGCCATAGCTTCCGCTTGTCTCTATATTGCCTGTAGACAAGAGGGTGTTCCTAGAACATTTAAAG AAATATGTGCTGTATCACGGATTTCCAAGAAAGAAATAGGCCGGTGTTTTAAGCTAATTTTGAAGGCTTTAGAAACCAGTGTGGATTTGATCACAACAGGGGATTTCATGTCAAGGTTTTGTTCAAACCTCGGTCTTCCTAAACAAGTACAGATGGCAGCCACGCACATTGCCCGGAAAGCTGTAGAGTTGGACCTGGTGCCTGGCAGGAGCCCCATTTCTGTGGCTGCTGCAGCGATTTACATGGCCTCCCAAGCCTCTGCAGAGAAAAGGACCCAGAAAG AAATTGGAGATATTGCTGGAGTTGCTGATGTTACAATCCGACAGTCTTACAGACTCATCTATCCTCGAGCCCCAGATCTGTTTCCTGCAGACTTCAAATTCGACACCCCTGTGGACAAACTACCGCAGCTGTAA